In Thunnus albacares chromosome 10, fThuAlb1.1, whole genome shotgun sequence, a single window of DNA contains:
- the myoz3a gene encoding myozenin-2 isoform X1 has translation MMMMQSGLDDTAKLRMLQAKALSKEVRGEGLNLGKKMSVPKDVMMEELNLPSNRGSRMFQERQKRVERFTLENAANGAYNTINAHPEAVPPPQIIQEPQGGKENQAFSIPGKHSLVMNLQKTVAKKGSPDVLAPGYSGPLKEIPHEKFNTTVIPKSYSSPWREALGDREELLAVLSSQLPQLPHRQQPANYRCFNRSAMPFGGGMASKRVIPVIGFEAVEAQNLPSIALENMCRRPNFNRAPRGWGADYSPESNEL, from the exons atgatgatgatgcaatCTGGCCTGGATGACACGGCTAAGCTGAGGATGTTGCAGGCTAAGGCTCTGTCTAAGGAGGTCAGAGGAG AGGGTCTGAACCTGGGGAAGAAGATGAGCGTTCCAAAAGACGTGATGATGGAGGAGCTCAATCTTCCATCTAATCGAGGCTCTCGCATGTTTcaggagagacagaagagggTGGAAAGGTTCACACTGGAGAACGCTGCCAATGGTGCTTACAACACCATCAAT GCCCATCCAGAGGCCGTTCCTCCTCCGCAGATCATCCAAGAGCCACAGGGAGGAAAGGAGAACCAGGCTTTCTCCATCCCTGGTAAGCATAGCCTGGTCATGAACCTTCAGAAGACTGTAGCAAAGAAAGGCAGTCCTGATGTCCTCGCTCCAG GATATTCTGGTCCTCTGAAGGAAATTCCTCATGAGAAGTTCAACACAACAGTAATCCCCAAATCCTACTCTTCCCCTTGGAGGGAAGCTTTGGGAGACAGGGAAGAGCTCCTGGCTGTCCTCAGTAGCCAGCTGCCCCAGCTCCCACACAGACAACAGCCTGCCAACTACAGGTGCTTCAACAG aTCTGCCATGCCATTCGGGGGCGGTATGGCCAGCAAGAGGGTGATCCCAGTGATTGGCTTTGAGGCAGTGGAAGCCCAAAACCTGCCCAGCATCGCTCTGGAAAACATGTGTCGACGGCCCAATTTCAACAGAGCACCCCGGGGATGGGGAGCTGATTACTCCCCAGAATCTAAtgaactatga
- the myoz3a gene encoding myozenin-2 isoform X2: MMMMQSGLDDTAKLRMLQAKALSKEVRGEGLNLGKKMSVPKDVMMEELNLPSNRGSRMFQERQKRVERFTLENAANGAYNTINAHPEAVPPPQIIQEPQGGKENQAFSIPGYSGPLKEIPHEKFNTTVIPKSYSSPWREALGDREELLAVLSSQLPQLPHRQQPANYRCFNRSAMPFGGGMASKRVIPVIGFEAVEAQNLPSIALENMCRRPNFNRAPRGWGADYSPESNEL; the protein is encoded by the exons atgatgatgatgcaatCTGGCCTGGATGACACGGCTAAGCTGAGGATGTTGCAGGCTAAGGCTCTGTCTAAGGAGGTCAGAGGAG AGGGTCTGAACCTGGGGAAGAAGATGAGCGTTCCAAAAGACGTGATGATGGAGGAGCTCAATCTTCCATCTAATCGAGGCTCTCGCATGTTTcaggagagacagaagagggTGGAAAGGTTCACACTGGAGAACGCTGCCAATGGTGCTTACAACACCATCAAT GCCCATCCAGAGGCCGTTCCTCCTCCGCAGATCATCCAAGAGCCACAGGGAGGAAAGGAGAACCAGGCTTTCTCCATCCCTG GATATTCTGGTCCTCTGAAGGAAATTCCTCATGAGAAGTTCAACACAACAGTAATCCCCAAATCCTACTCTTCCCCTTGGAGGGAAGCTTTGGGAGACAGGGAAGAGCTCCTGGCTGTCCTCAGTAGCCAGCTGCCCCAGCTCCCACACAGACAACAGCCTGCCAACTACAGGTGCTTCAACAG aTCTGCCATGCCATTCGGGGGCGGTATGGCCAGCAAGAGGGTGATCCCAGTGATTGGCTTTGAGGCAGTGGAAGCCCAAAACCTGCCCAGCATCGCTCTGGAAAACATGTGTCGACGGCCCAATTTCAACAGAGCACCCCGGGGATGGGGAGCTGATTACTCCCCAGAATCTAAtgaactatga
- the rbm22 gene encoding pre-mRNA-splicing factor RBM22, whose translation MATSLGSNTYNRQNWEDADFPILCQTCLGENPYIRMTKEKYGKECKICARPFTVFRWCPGTRMRFKKTEVCQTCSKMKNVCQTCLLDLEYGLPIQVRDTGLAIKDEVPKSDVNKEYYTQNMEREIANSDGTRAVGQLGKATSSSDMLLKLARTTPYYKRNRPHICSFWVKGECKRGEECPYRHEKPTDPDDPLADQNIKDRYYGINDPVADKLLKRASTMPRLDPPEDKSITTLYIGGLGDTVTDGDLKSHFYQFGEIRTITIVQRQQCAFIQFATRQSAEMAAEKSFNKLIINGRRLTVKWGRSQAARGKEGIKDGVSEMGTRLDPVPGLPGALPPPPALDEEAPANYFNLDPSTSPAVMNIALPPPPGINPPPPGFGPPMFHPMGPMAPPMPPPMSMRPPGQIHYPSQDPQRMGAHAAHGSRHGD comes from the exons ATGGCGACATCACTCGGCTCCAACACCTACAACAGACAGAACTGGGAAGACGCG gATTTTCCAATTCTGTGTCAGACATGTTTAGGAGAAAACCCGTACATCCGTATG acCAAGGAGAAATATGGGAAAGAATGCAAG ATCTGTGCTCGACCCTTTACCGTGTTCCGTTGGTGTCCGGGAACACGGATGCGTTTCAAGAAGACGGAGGTCTGTCAGACATGCAGTAAAATGAAGAATGTTTGTCAGACATGTTTGCTAGACCTGGAGTACG GTTTGCCCATCCAGGTCCGAGACACTGGTCTTGCTATCAAAGACGAAGTTCCTAAGTCAGATGTGAACAAAGAGTACTACACACAGAACATGGAGAGAGAg ATAGCCAATTCTGACGGCACACGGGCAGTGGGCCAGCTAGGTAAAGCTACCAGCTCTAGCGATATGTTGCTGAAACTGGCTCGGACAACACCGTACTACAAGAGGAACCGGCCGCACATCTGCTCTTTCTGGGTGAAGGGAGAGTGTAAGAGAGGGGAGGAGTGTCCCTATAG ACACGAGAAGCCCACAGATCCCGATGATCCACTTGCTGACCAGAACATAAAGGACCGTTATTATGGTATCAATGATCCAGTAGCTGACAAGCTGCTGAAGCGGGCCTCGACCATGCCCCGACTGGACCCACCAGAGGACAAGTCCATCACCACCCTCTACATAGGGGGTCTGGGAGATACTGTCACAGATGGAGATCTCAA GAGTCACTTCTACCAGTTCGGTGAGATTCGTACCATTACCATAGTCCAGAGGCAGCAGTGCGCCTTCATCCAGTTTGCTACGCGTCAGTCGGCTGAAATGGCTGCCGAGAAGTCCTTCAACAAGCTTATCATCAACGGACGGAGGCTCACTGTCAAGTGGGGAAG GTCTCAGGCAGCAAGAGGAAAGGAGGGCATTAAAGATGGTGTCAGTGAGATGGGTACCAGACTTGATCCTGTACCTGGGCTGCCTGGAG ctctaccaccaccaccagcgcTTGATGAAGAGGCTCCTGCAAACTACTTCAACCTGGACCCTAGCACCTCTCCTGCTGTCATGAACATTgctctgcctccacctccagGCATCAACCCGCCTCCTCCAG GTTTCGGCCCACCGATGTTCCACCCCATGGGCCCTATGGCTCCACCTATGCCCCCTCCCATGAGCATGAGACCTCCAGGTCAAATCCACTACCCCTCCCAGGATCCTCAGCGCATGGGTGCTCATGCTGCACACGGCTCACGCCATGGCGATTAG